In Tissierellales bacterium, the genomic stretch ATTATACTTATTAGCCATAGAATTTTTCTCTCCATTTAAATCCCTCCAATTATGACTGACCAGTCAGTCCATACTTGTATTGTATTTTATATAGAAATTCTTGTCAATTGTATATCTTTATATACTCTTACTAATTTATAAGGTAAAATGCACCATCATGTAAGTTAAATACCTTAAATTATAATTAATAAAATTTAACATTAAGCTTAAATGTATTATCTATTTTATCACCAATACATGGTATAATATACTTATTAATTTTTTACTTCACATTGGAGTAAGTTAGTTCTTGAAGGAAATAATAAGGCTAAAAAATCTAAGAAAAATATATAAAATGGGTGAAGAAAAAATCATTGCAGTCGATAATATAAATTTTTCTGTAGAAGAAAAAGATTTTATTTTTTTATTAGGAACTTCTGGCTCTGGTAAAAGTACACTTTTAAATCTTATGGTAGGGTTAGAAGAACCTAAGAGCTGATGAACCGACTGGAAATTTAGACACAAAAACTACTATAGAAATATTAGATTTAATCACCTCTATTGCAAAAGAATATAA encodes the following:
- a CDS encoding ATP-binding cassette domain-containing protein, whose amino-acid sequence is MKEIIRLKNLRKIYKMGEEKIIAVDNINFSVEEKDFIFLLGTSGSGKSTLLNLMVGLEEPKS